Proteins co-encoded in one Cercospora beticola chromosome 7, complete sequence genomic window:
- a CDS encoding uncharacterized protein (antiSMASH:Cluster_1): MGLIKIAVAALGAISAVTARVAQPVAAVDTVTSESNHTLTATLLPRDPLAPNTATCKSYKIDNSRFYVLNVGVPPPADPECHDLLREMIVYVLINAGSGFACSRIEGDQTSLQFETPDVLDNQRKDDRNNEQLVNALQHVFPTVPFWHEGICHSGEYPRPNYWTGDPSNAKRALEDGREANEQMVFTDSELA; encoded by the exons ATGGGTCTCATCAAGATTGCCGTCGCTGCTCTCGGCGCCATCAGCGCAGTCACTGCTCGTGTCGCCCAGCCAGTCGCCGCTGTCGACACTGTCACCTCCGAGTCGAACCACACCCTCACCGCCACTCTCTTGCCGCGAGACCCTCTTGCTCCCAATACCGCCACCTGCAAGAGCTACAAGATCGACAACTCGCGCTTCTACGTCCTCAACGTCGGCGTCCCACCACCAGCCGACCCCGAGTGCCACGACCTGCTCCGCGAGATGATTGTCTACGTCCTCATCAACGCTGGCTCTGGCTTCGCCTGCTCTCGCATCGAGGGCGACCAGACCTCTCTGCAGTTCGAGACACCAGACGTCCTCGACAACCAGCGTAAGGACGACCGCAACAACGAGCAGCTCGTCAACGCTCTTCAGCACGTCTTCCCGACTGTTCCCTTCTGGCATGAGGGCATCTGCCACTCGGGCGAGTACCCGCGTCCCAACTAC TGGACCGGCGACCCATCCAACGCCAAGCGCGCTCTCGAGGATGGTCGCGAGGCAAATGAACAGATGGTCTTCACTGACTCCGAGTTGGCCTAA
- a CDS encoding uncharacterized protein (antiSMASH:Cluster_1): MSFPESPGVSSSATPASEQSGESSSTTAHSAGVPAPGQSVAQYLESICVSGVLAINDRDFDYENNDLHKCVAPSFRAHFENFPHPLTLLEHSTLLRQTIEAFPAYHAEVKNINSEVKEERGEATVYMESEITGAPEGVKTILMNEFKFRKVDGCWRCFVHHVMKGIGDHSPMMNQF; encoded by the coding sequence ATGTCCTTTCCAGAGTCCCCGGGTGTTTCCTCAAGCGCAACACCTGCTTCCGAGCAGAGTGGCGAATCGTCCTCAACTACAGCACATTCTGCTGGTGTTCCAGCGCCAGGCCAGAGCGTGGCCCAGTACCTAGAATCGATATGTGTCAGCGGAGTGCTGGCAATCAACGACCGCGATTTTGACTATGAGAACAACGATCTCCACAAATGCGTCGCTCCAAGCTTCAGAGCACATTTTGAGAACTTCCCGCACCCGTTGACACTTCTCGAGCACAGTACTCTCCTACGGCAGACCATCGAAGCTTTCCCAGCATATCATGCCGAAGTCAAGAACATCAATTCTGAAGTCAAGGAGGAGAGAGGAGAGGCGACTGTCTACATGGAGTCGGAGATTACTGGAGCGCCAGAAGGGGTGAAGACGATTCTTATGAACGAGTTCAAATTCCGAAAGGTTGATGGCTGCTGGAGGTGTTTCGTTCATCATGTCATGAAAGGAATTGGCGATCATAGTCCGATGATGAACCAATTCTGA
- a CDS encoding uncharacterized protein (antiSMASH:Cluster_1), which translates to MSSRGATRGRAGKFGKAKRGGGRHFSKNLAPLDADGAESSMWADPAEQDDDDSSEEEDSSEEESSEEEGGPASQQKEMTREERRAAAKAKKEAAIKKKQGVVEAGDLPPSDDDEDEDDDMPANPNHSASARKQADKAPPSAEDAEKQTAKAKKTGDLSQLSRREREALQAQQAKERYQKLHAEGKTEEARADLERLKLVREQRAEAAARKEAEKQERELIDKEKKEQMARLERQQAQKAARGGRGGKKGGKA; encoded by the exons ATGTCGTCGAGAGGCGCCACGAGAGGCCGCGCTGGCAAGTTCGGCAAGGCAAAGCGAGGAG GAGGACGTCACTTTAGCAAGAACCTCGCTCCCCTCGATGCAGATGGAGCAGAAAGCTCCATGTGGGCAGACCCGGCGGAgcaagacgatgacgactcttcagaggaggaagatTCTTCAGAGGAGGAGTCaagcgaggaggaaggcggACCAGCCTCTCAGCAAAAGGAGATGACACGTGAGGAGCGACGAGCCGCGGCAAAGGCAAAGAAGGAGGCTgcgatcaagaagaagcagggagTCGTCGAGGCTGGTGATCTGCCACCaagtgatgacgatgaggatgaggatgatgatatGCCTGCGAATCCAAACCACAGTGCATCCGCTCGAAAGCAGGCGGACAAAGCACCACCGAGCGCAGAAGACGCGGAGAAGCAGACcgcaaaggcgaagaagactggCGACCTCTCACAACTGTCGAGGCGTGAGCGAGAGGCACTGCAGGCTCAGCAAGCAAAGGAAAGATACCAGAAGCTGCATGCGGAAGGCAAGACGGAGGAGGCCCGAGCAGATCTGGAGCGGCTGAAATTGGTGCGAGAGCAGAgagctgaagctgctgcacgcaAGGAGGCCGAGAAGCAAGAGCGTGAATTAATtgacaaggagaagaaggagcagatGGCGAGACTCGAGCGTCAACAAGCACAGAAGGCTGCACGAGGTGGCCGCGGAGGCAAGAAAGGTGGAAAGGCCTGA
- a CDS encoding uncharacterized protein (antiSMASH:Cluster_1), giving the protein MGPSPLRPRGVNPTFWVDLMNIVLTIATSILLFLVVIFAAVFLFKFCNDTIRNRNKEIEESKTRKQLESLVTETRRLLQAIEDARMNRRIDELQADLEDSSLKLEDLGKEPYAGQACATQLRVGKGMLLRI; this is encoded by the exons ATGGGACCCTCTCCA CTCCGGCCAAGAGGCGTCAATCCAACGTTCTGGGTCGACCTCATGAACATTGTCTTAACGATCGCAACGTCGATCCTCTTATTCTTAGTGGTCATTTTCGCCGCCGTGTTTCTTTTCAAATTCTGCAACGATACTATTCGAAACCGGAACAAGGAAATCGAGGAGAGCAAAACACGAAAG CAACTTGAATCGCTTGTCACGGAAACGAGGAGACTGCTTCAGGCAATTGAAGATGCTCGCATGAATCGAAGAATTGACGAATTGCAAGCAGACCTTGAGGACTCGAGTCTAAAACTGGAAGACCTGGGTAAGGAGCCTTACGCCGGACAGGCCTGTGCAACACAGCTGCGAGTGGGCAAGGGCATGCTCTTGCGGATATAG
- a CDS encoding uncharacterized protein (antiSMASH:Cluster_1~BUSCO:EOG09262A65) — MGIQGLLPLLKSIHKPTHLRNFAGQTLGVDAYGWLHRGTVACAIELAEGKPTRKHIDFVLHRVRMLIHFGVKPYLVFDGDYLPSKSHTEKERAARRKESKRVGLEMLRMGRPSQAQLELQKAVDVTPAMAREIIEELKKLGVTYVVAPYEADSQLAYLEKQGHINGVISEDSDLLVFGVKCLLTKLDQYGECIMVNRADFTSVRDVSLVGWTDKEFRMMTMLSGCDYLAGIDKMGLKTAYRLVRKHKTVERIVRTVQFDGKMRVPKDYLEQFYRAERTFLHQWVFCPEANCLVNLNPLPTGLTAESMPYIGSYVESDVAAGVACGDLDPNTKKPIVLPNTFNRLWQPPPRRTVSAPLEKHAGRPIDEFFKARRVPLAELDPNSLSLTPSQLRLLDQQGPTSWSTTPVTGTQSASRVPAPRFFGGLRTANVQPPSSAPQISRRTVTDPFPTHRASPKRQRLCSDSGITAAMKGGQGVESATSKFFAKAAAQPSPSVRRKSRRVTEEFDLWSDDSVAEALAAVTQDPELIEKTNVKNDADSSEKTAVPALSSPRKRKKLQVFADGNDATTSQSTVDTSETSTQSQASFSTTATSVSSSTQEHSVFSKGVRLDFEAMRYGETLIGKKTLSRTASAPLFSRTPVKQSSTLLLSPKVEQSPADIDDSGIVLESPPGLPAVEFRSDEAEADSAVINEDKWRDVEKEPALFGHALSELPVKGSEDLLVPESPSEASDEGKKPALNLSRFAFAG, encoded by the exons ATGGGCATTCAAG GACTCTTGCCGCTGCTCAAGAGCATCCATAAGCCCACCCACTTGCGCAACTTCGCCGGCCAGACGCTCGGAGTCGACGCCTATGGCTGGCTGCACCGCGGCACCGTCGCCTGTGCCATTGAGCTGGCCGAGGGGAAACCAACCCGCAAGCACATCGACTTCGTGCTGCACCGCGTTCGGATGCTGATCCACTTCGGCGTGAAGCCATACCTGGTCTTCGATGGCGACTATCTGCCGAGTAAGTCACACACCGAGAAGGAGCGGGCGGCGCGGCGGAAGGAGAGCAAGCGAGTGGGATTGGAGATGTTGAGAATGGGCCGGCCTTCGCAAGCCCAATTGGAACTGCAGAAAGCTGTGGACGTCACTCCGGCAATGGCACGCGAGATCATTGAGGAGCTCAAGAAATTGGGGGTGACATACGTCGTCGCGCCGTACGAAGCCGACAGCCAGCTGGCATATCTCGAGAAGCAGGGTCACATCAATGGTGTCATCAGCGAAGACTCCGATCTCCTGGTCTTTGGCGTCAAGTGCCTTCTCACCAAGCTCGACCAGTACGGCGAATGCATCATGGTCAACCGCGCCGACTTCACTTCTGTCCGCGACGTCAGCCTGGTAGGCTGGACTGACAAGGAGTTTCGCATGATGACCATGCTCAGTGGCTGCGACTACTTGGCAGGCATTGACAAGATGGGCTTGAAGACTGCCTACCGCCTGGTCCGCAAGCATAAAACCGTGGAGCGAATCGTCCGGACAGTGCAGTTCGACGGCAAGATGAGAGTGCCCAAAGACTATCTGGAGCAATTCTACCGGGCAGAGAGGACATTCCTGCACCAATGGGTCTTCTGTCCGGAAGCCAATTGTCTCGTCAATCTCAATCCGCTCCCCACAGGCCTGACTGCAGAGTCTATGCCATACATTGGCAGCTATGTCGAGTCCGATGTAGCTGCAGGCGTGGCTTGCGGCGACCTTGATCCCAACACTAAGAAGCCGATCGTGCTCCCGAACACATTCAACAGACTCTGGCAACCACCACCGAGACGCACAGTATCAGCTCCCCTCGAGAAGCACGCCGGCAGACCCATCGACGAATTCTTTAAAGCACGCCGCGTCCCTCTTGCTGAGCTCGATCCCAACTCCCTCTCCCTCACGCCCAGCCAACTGCGACTCCTCGACCAACAAGGGCCAACCTCGTGGTCTACTACGCCTGTGACTGGGACCCAATCTGCCTCACGCGTACCGGCTCCGCGTTTCTTTGGTGGCTTGCGCACCGCCAATGTACAACCACCGTCTTCAGCACCACAGATTTCCCGCCGCACTGTTACTGATCCTTTTCCAACTCATCGAGCTTCTCCAAAGCGGCAACGCTTATGCTCAGACTCTggcatcaccgccgccatgaaAGGAGGCCAGGGCGTTGAGTCAGCCACGAGCAAGTTCTTTGCCAAAGCTGCAGCACAGCCTAGTCCGTCAGTGCGTCGCAAGTCCAGGCGTGTAACGGAGGAGTTCGACTTGTGGTCGGACGATTCTGTTGCTGAGGCGCTTGCGGCAGTGACTCAAGACCCAGAGCTCATCGAGAAGACCAATGTCAAGAATGATGCGGACTCTTCCGAGAAGACCGCCGTCCCCGCGTTGTCGTCTCCccggaagagaaagaagctacAAGTGTTCGCAGATGGTAACGATGCCACAACCTCACAGTCGACGGTGGACACCAGCGAGACAAGTACTCAGTCGCAAGCGTCTTTCAGCACGACAGCAACGTCCGTCAGTAGCAGCACACAAGAACACAGCGTCTTCAGCAAGGGCGTTCGCCTTGACTTCGAGGCCATGAGATACGGCGAGACATTGATAGGGAAGAAGACACTCTCGCGCACAGCTTCTGCCCCATTGTTCTCTCGTACGCCAGTCAAACAGTCTTCAACACTGCTCCTCAGTCCGAAAGTCGAACAGAGCCCCGCGGACATTGACGATAGCGGCATTGTGCTTGAGTCGCCCCCAGGATTGCCAGCTGTCGAGTTTCGCTCCGATGAGGCAGAAGCCGACAGCGCAGTCATCAACGAGGATAAGTGGCGGGACGTGGAGAAAGAGCCAGCTTTATTCGGCCATGCATTGTCAGAATTACCGGTGAAGGGCAGCGAAGACCTGCTCGTGCCAGAGAGCCCGAGCGAGGCTTCAGATGAGGGCAAGAAACCGGCTCTCAACCTGAGTCGGTTCGCATTTGCAGGGTAG